A window from Hoeflea sp. IMCC20628 encodes these proteins:
- a CDS encoding NmrA family NAD(P)-binding protein, translating into MQKPPILVIGSTGKTGSRIVKSLRDKGYSVREGSRNSAVPFDWDQPEAWTAALAGVHVAYVSYFPDLAFPGATDKIEALTKIARASGVRKLVLLSGRGEAHARKCEDIIRNSGLEFTLVRAAWFAQNFSEGYLQAPVLDGMVALPAGDIKEPIADVDDIADVAVAALTDDRHNGELYEITGPRLLSFAEAAAEISAAAEIPVRYMPITLEQFHEAMLGIGGQVIADVFTEICRETLDGHNAYLTDGVERALGRKPRDFADFCRNAAASGVWKKAA; encoded by the coding sequence ATGCAAAAGCCACCCATTCTCGTCATCGGATCAACCGGCAAGACCGGCAGCCGCATCGTCAAGTCACTCAGAGACAAGGGCTATTCAGTACGCGAAGGCTCGCGCAATTCGGCTGTTCCCTTCGACTGGGACCAGCCTGAAGCCTGGACCGCAGCGCTTGCGGGCGTGCATGTCGCCTACGTCTCCTATTTCCCTGATCTTGCCTTTCCGGGTGCTACGGACAAGATCGAGGCCCTGACCAAAATCGCCAGGGCCAGCGGCGTCCGCAAGCTGGTCTTGCTGTCGGGCAGGGGGGAAGCCCACGCCCGCAAGTGCGAAGACATCATCCGCAATTCCGGCCTGGAGTTCACGCTCGTCCGCGCCGCCTGGTTCGCGCAGAATTTCTCCGAAGGCTATCTGCAGGCCCCGGTTCTGGACGGTATGGTGGCGCTGCCTGCCGGTGACATCAAGGAGCCGATTGCCGATGTGGATGACATCGCTGATGTCGCCGTCGCAGCGCTGACCGATGACCGCCACAATGGCGAACTCTACGAGATCACCGGTCCCAGGCTTCTGAGCTTCGCTGAGGCTGCGGCCGAGATTTCCGCCGCCGCCGAAATTCCCGTCCGTTACATGCCGATCACGCTCGAGCAGTTCCATGAAGCAATGCTTGGCATCGGCGGACAAGTCATCGCCGATGTCTTTACAGAAATCTGCCGCGAAACCCTTGATGGCCACAATGCCTATCTCACCGATGGCGTTGAGCGCGCATTGGGCCGCAAGCCGCGTGATTTCGCTGACTTTTGCCGCAACGCCGCAGCCTCCGGTGTCTGGAAAAAAGCGGCCTGA
- a CDS encoding S9 family peptidase, with protein MEFFLSAFSNLPAAPVAEKRPLSDTRHGVTRTDDYAWMRDGNWQAMFKDPALLDPAIRTHLEAENAYQQAAMADTEALQKTLFAEMRGRIKEDDSSVPSPDGSWLYGVRFVTGGEQPKYFRIPRDGGDEQMMLDGDLEAEGKAYFRLAGADHSPDHAAMVWGYDDKGSEFFTLKVRDLATGEDSSDLIENTGGGAAWAADCTGFFYTAVDDNHRPNRILYHRLGTAQAEDVLIHEETDSGFFMGVSDTRLNDFIMIGVNDHETSEYWIMPADDPAAKPKLVARRETGVEYSLSEGGDVFYILTNSDGAKDFKIMQTPVERPEPANWSEVVRHKPGRLILSVSAYRNHLVWMERENGLPRIVIHDRTSGEEHAIAFDEEAYSLGFQGSMEYDTDIVRFSYSSMTTPSELYDYNMSTRERTLLKRDEVPSGHTPGDYITRRVMAPSADGEQVPVTLLYRRDTPLDGTAPCLLYGYGSYGIAIPASFNTSCLSLVDRGFVYAIAHIRGGKEKGFGWYEAGKRGNKTNTFTDFIAAARYLDTENFTSHDRIVAQGGSAGGMLMGAVVNMAPDAFGAIIAAVPFVDVLNTMLDDTLPLTPPEWPEWGNPVVSLKDYQTIAGYSPYDNVTAQAYPPILAVAGLTDPRVTYWEPAKWVARLREMSTSSAPVLFKINMSAGHAGASGRFQRLEEVAYEYAFALKVTGKI; from the coding sequence ATGGAGTTCTTCTTGTCCGCATTTTCAAACTTGCCTGCTGCCCCCGTCGCTGAAAAACGCCCTCTCAGTGATACCCGCCATGGCGTCACCCGCACCGATGACTATGCCTGGATGCGCGATGGCAACTGGCAGGCGATGTTCAAGGATCCAGCCCTTCTCGATCCGGCGATCCGCACCCATCTGGAAGCCGAAAATGCCTACCAGCAAGCCGCCATGGCCGACACGGAAGCCCTGCAGAAGACGCTGTTTGCCGAAATGCGCGGCCGCATCAAGGAAGACGACAGCTCGGTGCCATCGCCCGATGGTTCCTGGCTCTACGGCGTCCGCTTCGTGACCGGCGGCGAACAGCCAAAATATTTCCGCATCCCGCGCGACGGCGGCGACGAGCAGATGATGCTCGATGGCGATCTCGAGGCCGAGGGCAAGGCTTATTTCCGGCTCGCAGGCGCCGACCATTCGCCCGATCATGCGGCGATGGTCTGGGGCTATGACGACAAGGGCTCGGAATTCTTCACCCTCAAGGTGCGCGATCTTGCCACCGGTGAAGACAGTTCCGACCTGATCGAGAACACCGGTGGCGGTGCTGCCTGGGCGGCTGATTGCACCGGTTTCTTCTACACAGCCGTTGATGACAACCATCGTCCCAACCGGATCTTGTATCACCGCCTCGGCACCGCACAGGCCGAGGATGTGCTGATCCATGAGGAGACTGATTCCGGCTTCTTCATGGGCGTCTCCGACACCCGGTTGAACGATTTTATCATGATCGGCGTCAATGATCACGAGACATCGGAATACTGGATCATGCCGGCTGACGATCCTGCGGCCAAGCCCAAGCTGGTGGCCAGACGCGAAACCGGCGTTGAATATTCGCTCAGCGAAGGCGGGGATGTGTTTTACATTCTCACCAATTCTGATGGCGCCAAGGACTTCAAGATCATGCAGACCCCGGTTGAAAGGCCGGAGCCGGCCAACTGGAGCGAAGTCGTGCGCCACAAGCCGGGCCGGCTGATCCTGTCGGTCAGCGCCTACCGCAATCATCTGGTCTGGATGGAGCGCGAAAACGGCCTGCCGCGGATTGTTATCCATGACCGTACCAGCGGCGAAGAACATGCTATCGCCTTTGATGAAGAGGCCTATTCGCTCGGCTTCCAGGGCTCGATGGAATACGACACCGACATCGTCCGCTTCAGCTATTCGTCGATGACGACGCCATCCGAACTCTATGATTACAACATGTCGACCCGCGAGCGCACGCTGCTCAAGCGCGACGAGGTGCCGTCCGGTCACACCCCCGGCGACTACATCACCCGCCGGGTCATGGCCCCGTCCGCAGATGGCGAACAGGTGCCGGTGACGCTGCTTTACCGCCGCGACACGCCGCTTGATGGAACCGCACCGTGCCTGCTCTATGGCTATGGCTCCTACGGCATCGCAATTCCGGCGAGCTTCAACACCAGTTGCCTGTCGCTGGTCGATCGCGGCTTTGTCTATGCCATCGCCCATATTCGCGGCGGCAAGGAAAAAGGCTTTGGCTGGTACGAGGCCGGCAAGCGCGGCAACAAAACCAACACCTTCACCGACTTCATTGCCGCCGCCCGTTATCTCGACACTGAGAACTTCACCTCGCATGACCGCATCGTCGCTCAGGGCGGTTCTGCCGGTGGCATGCTGATGGGCGCCGTCGTAAACATGGCGCCTGACGCCTTTGGCGCCATCATCGCCGCGGTTCCCTTTGTCGATGTGCTCAACACCATGCTCGACGACACGCTGCCCTTGACCCCGCCGGAATGGCCCGAATGGGGCAACCCGGTGGTCTCGCTCAAGGACTATCAGACCATTGCCGGCTACTCGCCCTATGACAATGTCACAGCCCAGGCCTATCCGCCGATCCTGGCGGTGGCGGGTTTGACAGATCCGCGTGTGACCTACTGGGAACCTGCCAAATGGGTGGCGCGCTTGCGCGAAATGTCCACCAGTTCGGCGCCGGTGCTGTTCAAGATCAATATGTCCGCCGGTCATGCCGGTGCTTCAGGCCGTTTTCAACGGCTGGAGGAGGTCGCCTATGAATATGCTTTCGCGCTCAAGGTGACCGGCAAGATTTAA
- a CDS encoding anthrone oxygenase family protein, which translates to MSLWFILLSAASVLAYAAIGGVLLAFSDFLMRSFNLVTGQGGIESMQVLNVEIMRSIFMVLFMGLTLVSLIIVVYAAVNLAGTPRLLLMLAGSLYLVGVFALTAAGNVPLNNQLAALAPATPQALEFWKQAYMTRWVSLNTVRTIACMLASGLTLAALVIR; encoded by the coding sequence ATGTCTTTATGGTTCATCCTGCTTAGTGCAGCATCCGTCCTTGCCTATGCCGCCATTGGCGGCGTGTTACTGGCGTTTTCCGATTTCCTCATGCGATCGTTCAATCTGGTCACCGGTCAGGGCGGCATTGAATCCATGCAGGTCCTTAATGTCGAGATCATGCGCTCGATCTTCATGGTGCTGTTCATGGGGCTGACGCTGGTCTCGCTGATCATCGTTGTCTATGCGGCGGTCAATCTCGCCGGTACGCCGCGGCTTCTGTTGATGCTGGCCGGTAGTCTTTACCTCGTCGGTGTCTTCGCGCTCACCGCCGCCGGCAATGTGCCGCTCAACAACCAGCTGGCAGCCCTTGCTCCCGCAACGCCGCAGGCTTTGGAGTTCTGGAAGCAGGCCTACATGACGCGGTGGGTCAGTCTCAACACTGTGCGGACGATTGCCTGCATGCTCGCATCCGGGTTGACCCTTGCAGCCCTTGTCATCCGGTAG
- a CDS encoding AraC family transcriptional regulator, protein MTTSEPSIPVTSDPLAETLHMLRLTGTLYCRGELTAPWAIAIPRLEGVMSFVVATSGALWLELEGMEPRLLSQGCLALIPHGTPHTISNAAGLAGEPLFDLPVEKVSQRYEIMRHGGGGAMTRTMYGVVRFDDVAAEHLLKLLPQIIGIDAWDDQTGGWLQSTLRFIASEAASLKPGGETVITRLSDVVVIQAIRSWLETAPTTETGWLAALRDPQIGKALALMHRRPGEDWSVDSLAVHVGMSRSAFAARFANLVGQTPLRYLTDWRMRMARSRLIDTTDALAAISGDLGYQSEAAFCRAFKRVFGKPPGSIRRAEPGHAGAVIPDLRPAKTG, encoded by the coding sequence ATGACAACCTCTGAACCAAGCATTCCCGTCACCTCCGATCCTCTCGCCGAAACGCTGCACATGCTGCGGCTGACCGGCACGCTTTATTGCCGTGGCGAACTGACTGCGCCCTGGGCGATCGCCATTCCGCGGCTTGAAGGGGTGATGTCCTTCGTGGTGGCCACCTCCGGCGCCTTGTGGCTGGAACTTGAAGGGATGGAGCCTCGGCTGCTGTCGCAGGGATGCCTGGCGCTGATCCCGCACGGGACGCCGCATACAATCTCCAATGCTGCAGGGCTTGCGGGCGAACCGCTGTTTGACCTGCCGGTGGAGAAGGTCAGCCAACGCTACGAGATCATGCGCCATGGCGGCGGCGGCGCGATGACCCGCACCATGTATGGCGTGGTGCGGTTTGACGATGTCGCCGCCGAGCACCTGCTCAAGCTGCTTCCGCAAATCATCGGCATTGACGCCTGGGATGACCAGACCGGCGGCTGGCTGCAGAGCACGCTGCGGTTCATCGCCAGTGAAGCAGCCTCGCTGAAACCCGGCGGCGAGACAGTGATCACGCGGCTGTCGGATGTGGTGGTGATCCAGGCGATCCGGTCCTGGCTGGAAACAGCGCCGACGACCGAGACCGGCTGGCTGGCAGCGCTACGCGATCCGCAGATCGGCAAGGCGCTGGCGCTGATGCACCGCCGCCCCGGCGAAGACTGGAGTGTGGATTCGCTGGCGGTCCATGTCGGCATGTCGCGCTCGGCCTTCGCGGCGCGCTTTGCCAACCTGGTGGGGCAAACGCCGCTGCGTTACCTGACCGACTGGCGCATGCGCATGGCCCGCAGCCGGCTGATCGATACCACCGATGCGCTGGCGGCAATTTCAGGCGATCTCGGATATCAGTCGGAAGCAGCCTTCTGCCGGGCGTTCAAGCGTGTGTTCGGCAAACCGCCGGGCAGCATTCGCAGAGCCGAGCCCGGGCACGCGGGAGCGGTTATTCC